Genomic DNA from Candidatus Paceibacterota bacterium:
ACTACTAATATTGGTTGTAACTCTAGAGGTAACACTCACTGGAAATGTTAAAAGAGGGGATCGATTACCTTTATCATCTTCGGAATAAACACTGAAAATATAATTACCAACGGAAAGTTCACTTATGGTAACAGAAAAATTAGCGTTGGCATCAGCAATGGTCATTGCGGCAATCTGAGCATCTTTAAGAATAGTCACTGTGCTTTTAGGATACGCTCTACCACTAAAATTGACGGCGGTTTGTGACACTCTCTCTCTGTACCCGCCACTACCGCCACTGGAAGGAGGCGACGCGCTAGTGCAGGCAGAAGTATTAAAAACACAATCGGCCTTGCAACTTAAAGTGCCACCGGAAAATCCCTTAGTGACACAACTCTGGTTGTTTAGATTGGAACCATCGCACTCTTCGTAATCTTCTCGAATATTATTGCCACAAACTGCGATTTTAACTGTCGCATCAATCGTGGCATCGCCAGCGGCAAAACTAAATTTATGAGAAATAAAAAATATACCTCCAAAAACGAGGATGAAAAATAAAAAATAAATAATTGATTGATTGTTTTTCATTCATCTCTAAAATTTCACTTCCTCGCTATTTGAAATTTAAACTTTTTTGAAACAAACCGAAGTAAGGCCGCGACAAAAATTACCGCCAAAACAATAGTATCCCATGGATGATAGTGCGAATATAAAGTTATAAATCTGTAATAAATTCCTTGAAAGATATTTGATGGAGCTACCGTAAACCAAAGTTTAGTCGCGGCGGCAATATTTACCGCCGTTACACCGGCTTCAGATTTTTTCACCGGATGAGCTTCAAGATAAGCAAAATAATTTACGGGCTTAATATCTTTTGTAGGGAGAGTTAAAGTAATTTTTACCATCTGGACATTGCCAGGCTCAAGATGAAACGACTGCGGCTCAAAATGAAACCACTCTGCAGCCGGTCGTAGTCCCATATCTGACCGCGTTTCTTGATCTTGAAAGTAGTCAACCCCAACCGCATAATCCGATGGTTCATCGCCGGTATTTAAAACCGGAAGCGAAGGCAAATTATAAATCCCGCCGGCTCTGAGCGGCTCGTCTAAATGAATTTTTCCCAATCCAACCCCGACGCCAATTTTTGC
This window encodes:
- a CDS encoding Ig-like domain-containing protein; the protein is MKNNQSIIYFLFFILVFGGIFFISHKFSFAAGDATIDATVKIAVCGNNIREDYEECDGSNLNNQSCVTKGFSGGTLSCKADCVFNTSACTSASPPSSGGSGGYRERVSQTAVNFSGRAYPKSTVTILKDAQIAAMTIADANANFSVTISELSVGNYIFSVYSEDDKGNRSPLLTFPVSVTSRVTTNISSIFIAPSIAVDKSEVKRGENVAIFGQTVPQADITITINSDEEYYGKTLADASGAYLYNFDTSQLDMGQHYAKSKAALSGTFSPFSKVLGFTVGTKTVLVKPTKALKGDMSGDGRVNLVDFSIAAYWHKRANPPASVDLNGDGKVDLIDFSIMAFYWTG